A genomic region of Azoarcus sp. KH32C contains the following coding sequences:
- a CDS encoding sigma-54-dependent Fis family transcriptional regulator, protein MTRFQTATRIEAEDLRARVNFCADTGEIWLHDHRMLLVHAETQSSLRKELIDTLGMSRARGLLLRMGYASGVRDAELVREQIPQLGEVEAFLAGPRLHSFEGMVGVIPIRLEVDRDAGHFYGEFRWINSWECQSHRQHFGPHCGAVCWTQIGYACGYSSSFMGRSILFKEVECAGGNGDSCRIIGRPIEEWDDADAHMRYFEPDPITDQLIDLQTQVLQLRSTISERENLPTEMMGSSPSFRHALDQLKQAADRQEPVLLTGETGAGKELFARALHAMSNRRDRPLDVINCAAIPSDLVETELFGVEKAAHTGVFVSHPGHLERADGSTIFLEEIGDLPLAAQAKLLRVLQKGELVRLGDDRIRKINVRVVAATTDGLAQLVKEGRFRADLYFRLNAGQIYIPPLRERRDDILPLAQRFLEKYATIKGKRLQGFTDMAKKALVAYGWPGNVRELQNTVERGVILAPNGGRVEVDNLFLTHAESGDQYGRGEDGDIDFVGPCAGRALCEAVCDGAMTLAEVEKMLVEVAMDKAHGNLSSAARMLGLTPPQLSDRLKKRA, encoded by the coding sequence ATGACCAGGTTCCAGACAGCCACGCGCATCGAGGCGGAAGACCTCAGGGCACGTGTGAATTTTTGCGCCGATACCGGCGAAATATGGCTTCACGATCATCGTATGCTTCTGGTGCATGCCGAGACCCAGTCTTCGCTGCGCAAGGAGCTGATCGATACGCTCGGCATGAGCCGTGCGCGCGGGCTGTTGTTGCGCATGGGCTATGCATCCGGTGTGCGCGATGCCGAACTCGTGCGGGAGCAAATACCGCAGCTCGGCGAGGTGGAGGCCTTTCTGGCCGGTCCGCGTTTGCATTCTTTCGAGGGCATGGTCGGCGTGATCCCGATCCGTCTCGAGGTGGATCGCGACGCGGGGCACTTCTATGGCGAGTTCCGCTGGATCAATTCGTGGGAGTGCCAGTCGCACCGGCAGCACTTCGGCCCGCACTGCGGGGCGGTCTGCTGGACGCAGATCGGCTATGCCTGCGGGTATTCGTCGAGCTTCATGGGGCGCTCCATCCTCTTCAAGGAAGTCGAATGCGCCGGAGGCAATGGCGACAGTTGCCGGATCATCGGCCGACCCATCGAGGAATGGGATGATGCCGATGCACATATGCGCTACTTCGAACCGGATCCGATCACCGACCAGTTGATCGACCTCCAGACCCAGGTTCTGCAATTGCGTTCGACGATCTCCGAGCGCGAGAACCTGCCGACGGAGATGATGGGAAGTTCCCCGTCATTCCGTCACGCCCTCGATCAGCTGAAGCAGGCCGCGGATCGCCAGGAGCCGGTTCTGCTGACCGGTGAGACCGGGGCAGGAAAAGAGCTCTTCGCGCGCGCACTGCATGCGATGAGCAACCGGCGCGATCGTCCGCTCGATGTGATCAATTGCGCCGCGATCCCGTCCGATCTTGTCGAAACCGAACTGTTCGGCGTGGAAAAAGCGGCGCATACCGGTGTCTTCGTTTCGCACCCGGGACATCTCGAGCGCGCCGACGGCAGTACGATCTTCCTTGAGGAGATCGGCGACCTGCCGCTCGCGGCACAGGCCAAGCTGCTGCGTGTCCTGCAAAAGGGCGAACTCGTGCGCCTGGGCGACGACCGTATCCGCAAGATCAACGTTCGCGTCGTCGCCGCGACGACCGACGGACTCGCTCAGTTGGTGAAGGAAGGGCGCTTCCGGGCCGACCTGTACTTCCGCCTCAATGCTGGCCAGATCTACATCCCGCCGCTGCGCGAGCGCCGCGACGACATCCTGCCGCTGGCCCAGCGTTTCCTCGAGAAGTACGCCACGATCAAGGGCAAGAGGCTCCAGGGCTTCACCGACATGGCGAAGAAGGCGTTGGTCGCATACGGTTGGCCCGGCAACGTGCGCGAACTGCAGAACACCGTGGAGCGCGGTGTGATCCTTGCGCCGAACGGCGGACGTGTCGAGGTCGACAACCTGTTCCTGACTCATGCCGAATCCGGCGACCAATACGGACGCGGTGAGGACGGGGACATCGATTTCGTCGGGCCTTGTGCCGGGCGCGCGCTGTGCGAAGCGGTGTGCGACGGGGCGATGACGCTCGCCGAGGTCGAGAAGATGCTGGTCGAGGTGGCGATGGACAAGGCACACGGCAACCTCTCGTCGGCCGCCCGCATGCTCGGCCTGACGCCGCCGCAGCTCTCCGACCGGCTGAAGAAGCGGGCGTAG